The genome window ATGGCATGCCCTTACCATCCTCCCTAGAGAAACCTAAATTCCCCCAGAAGAACCCTTCTTCCCTCCACTCCATAAATTCAGACTCCCCTCAGAAAGGGAGGGCCGGGATGAGCAAAAGCATAGTAATTAACAGCGCTCCAAAACTTCTTGTTTCAATTCATAACATTTCCTGAATTCGTTTTATTAAAACAGACATCTCATCCAACAGATACTCAAAAACCCAAACTAATTTCGGCAGCAAACTGGGACCAATGTGAAGCTGACAGCCAAGTACACGTTTCCCCCAGTCCTGTTTCTTCCGGCTAATCTGCACCTGTGGGGTCGGTGCAGCATTTAATCTAATGCCATGACTACAGTGGCCCACCAACCAAGCAACTAAGAGCCGCACGGACGCGTCTGTTCCGGTGCCTGGGAGGCATCTGGGGAGGATGGCAGGACAGCCAGACAATGAAAAGCTCCTCGGTGGCCACCAGTTCAGCTGGGGCtacggagggagggagaaggggagaggagtGAGCTGCCTCCTCCCGCAAAGCCATGGTCAGCGGCTGCCTCCCCGGGGCGCCGGGCTGCCTGACCTCGGCCTCGGCCTCCGGGCCCGGGTTACAGGGGGCGGGGCCCCAGGAGAGCAGATTccctgggaaaggaaggaaacttCCTGGTGTGGGCATTATGGGTAGGGGGCTaggccctcccccacccactaCAGGTATCCGCGGGGAGTCTAGCGGCGGCTGCGGGAAGCAGCTCCTCCCCGGGCCTCAGGCAGGGTGGGGGTGACGGAGTCAGGGTCCCCAGACGCGGCCACCCCCTAGGCGAGACTCCCAGCAAGTCGGGCCCGGGCTCGCGACTCCTCACGTCGCAAGCCGGGGTCAGGGGCCGAGAGATGTCAAACTTCCCCCGGCGGGCGAGGCCTGGCACCGGCACCGAGGAGTTGCCACCCCCAGCCCGGAGGAGTCTTGGAATGGGAGGCGGTACAGGCAGAGGAAGGGAACACTGAGGCCAAAGGAACGGGAATACGGGGGTAGGGGGGGAGAAGGTGTGGACCCCGATCCCGGGGCCGCGCGGGCTGCGCACCCAGGCCGGGGGCGCCGACGAGGCCCGCGCCGCTCACCTTCCTGTGCTTTTCCTTGTAGGGCAGCGCCAGCCACGGCATGTCCCGCACGAAGTCCTGCCACTGCCGCTGGTCCTGGTCCGAGGACACGAAGACGATCTCCAGGCGGCGCCGCGGTTCGGGCTCCGCGGCCGCCCCGGCCCCCAGCCCCGGCCCGGCCGCCGCGTCCCCCCGCAGGCGGCCGTAGAAGGCGGCCAGGCTGCCGCTGAGCTGCGCGCAGGGGGCGCTCAGGCTGCAGCCGAAGTAGAGCCCGAGCAGCGAGATGCCGCGGGAGCCCAGCGAGTGCACGTCCACCTCCTCGCCGCTGCCCGTCACCAGCTTCTCGCCGAgcagctcctccaggaagcccgACATCCTGGCCCACCGCAGCCCGGGCACGCGGGCGGGCAGGCGGCGGCGACCCCGCTCCCTCTGTCcgcgcggcgggcggcgggcggcggcggcaggcGCGGGAGAGCCCCGCCCACCCGGCCGCCCTCGCCACTCCCCCTCCGGCCCGCCCTCGCCACGCCCCCTCCGTGGCCGTCCTGGGCCGCGCGGGCGGTCGGCACCCTGTCCGCGGCGGCCGAGGGCTTCCACTGCACGGCCGAAGTGCTCGGCGAACAGCCCTGCGAGGCGGCTGGCCGGAAGCGCCCGCTCAGACGGGAGTGCTCGGGGCCTACGGGAAACGAGGGCCCGCCGAGCCCGGCTTTCCGAGGCAGCAGTCCGCACTGGGTTGGACTTGCCCTCGCCCCTCCCTCCATTTCCTCTCCCCTCGGAATTACAAATTCTCTACGGACTTCTCCAGGGACTCCCCCTGTTCTCCGACCCGagttctcttccccttcctgttCCTGACCCTCCTTCCCTCGCTCCCCCTACACAAAGCCCAGCCCTTGGCCATTTCGTGCCGCACTGACCTCTCGCCGTGCTGACAGCCTTACCATCCTCACATATTATCACTTCATCAGGCTGCGTGCGTCCTGCTCGGCACGCActtctctgtgtatatgttttgggTATCTTTTTGCTACTGTGAGAGGTCTCGAGGATGCCACCTCAGATTTCTTGTGTGGCTTCTGCTCTGGTGCAAGACACACGTGAGGGAATCCATAAATACTTGTGGATTGATGGTACGTCGCACTGTGGGAGTTCAGTCCCCATATCCCGTAGGCCATTTCCCACCAGCGAGTGGCTCTCTTCCATCTCCACAACTGTGTGCAACAGATGCCACAACATCTTTAAATCAATGATGGCTGCTCTCCTGAATTGGTTCCATAGCTTATATCGATTACTGATAGTTGAGAAAAATtctaggttttgtttgttttgccagCTGGCAAGATGCTACCCTATGCTTAGAACATGGATTAAACAGGTGGTCTGTGGTAAGTCTTCCCGCCTcctctcacacaaacacacacatacaaaaaatctATACCACACTCACCCTTTGTGGAGGACCTTCAGTGTGTGCCCGCCCAGCCACCAACAAGCCACTGAAAGGAGAAAGCGCCCCTCTCGCCCCGGTCCATCAACTCTTTGGAAGCTATTTCCTGGGCATCTACCGCCATCTAgtggaaagaatgaaaatgaagatgaGATCAACCAGACCCCAATAACGTGAAAAAAGCTACTGGCAGTCACACacaatatttgttatttgttattaCATAGcggctttacacacacacacacacacatacgtccATAACATGCTTTATGAAAGTTCATTTAAGCCTCAGAATACAACTGCAAGCTTCTGACACAAACATAAATTTTCATGCCTAAAGTTCTCAGCTCTTCTCAGATAGAACAAGGCATTGTCCTGGTTTTCAGCTCAGTGAAATGTTACCACATAAACCAGTGAGAGAGGTGGAGGTAGAAGCCAAGAGTGGATGGGCAGTCTCTAAAAATTATGTCCACTTTTCTAAGTATCTACCTAACAGTGCTGTTCATTTCACAAGCAGAATCTTTGGATTGAGTTCTGCCTTTACACAGGCAAAAACCCTACCACAAAGGCAAATTCCAAGTTAATTCTTAGAATATTATGCCAAATTTGGTGCTACTGTAGGGATAGTATCATCACAAAACACCGGGaaagcatcatttttttttagtgaaaatacGGTAAGGCTATTATCATAACAGACAGTAAGTTACTAGAATCTTCTAAAATCCTGAAAATAAGCTAAAATGCTTTATCTCTTCATCTAAATCACGTTTGAAATACCCATGGGTGGGTCTTCATTAGACATCATTGAAAGCACGTGAAAGATAGATTCCTACACTCTGACATTTTCAGATGAACACTGGAGATGTAAAAGAATGACAAGCATTTACATCCTATGGAAGCCAGAGGAGAAAGTACTTGGCGTGGAGGTACAGGAGGACAGAATTTTGGGGATTGCAAATGTGGAGGATTGAAAATAGTGAGCTCATTATTAGAGTACTTAACTTTGGTATCCTAGGTGCAAGTCTGATATAAAGAGGAGGTTTGTTTGCATCTaacttttcttattttacagGAAAGCACTTTCCACTGGACTGTGTCCAAACCAGCATCTGGCACCTGGAAAGTGAGAGTTTGAACATACTGcacatgaaatataaataaaattttgagaatTGTTGATGCAGCAGGCTTTGGTTAGAAGCCAAATATCGCAGCTGCTTTTTAAAGGGGTGTGGAGAGAGGGGATTTGCAATGGAAATGATTCCAAAATCATAATTCTAGTGGGTGTTTGTTACAAGAAGAAGCCCAAGGAGACTCATTTGGCTTCCTGTAAAGAATAGCCAACATCCTTGAGCTTGCAgaaagcactttctctgcttatACAGTTCAAGAGACCCACTTAAAGAGAATGTGCCTACCGGTATTCAGCTAGTTATGTTATATGAATTCACTAGCTGTTCTGaacattattattgttttgaaatatgttttaagaAGCCACAATATGCCTGACATTGTACAGAACATACACATTACAGAgttttccttttggaaaattGCATTCTAAGACACATGATATCACACAAAATAGGCACAGAATATATATTTGTCACCTTTTAAGAGTCATAAATCACATTTCTTGGTCTTAGGTACAGCAACATAAAAGTACAAAGATGTATGTGTAAGGATACTTATGATACATggttaaaatcagaaaaagactAGAAGATGGCAAGAGCCTAATGGCCTATCAATGAAGATGATTAAATTATGGCACATTCATCATTTGGAACATAATCTGGTCATTGAAAATAATTAAGATTTCTTTGTACACTGTATTAATCTGTGTCccccaaagaaagaaacagaatcaatataTATAGTGATTTCTTATAGGGAATTGGCTCGCATGatgatggaggctgagaagtcccaagatctgcagtcagCCAGCTAGGGATCCAGGGGAGCCAACGGCATAGTTCTCTGCTGAATCCAGAGGCCTGGTGCAGAGCCTTCTCTTGTTCTGGGCCCACTCAAACCAGCAGCTTTTTGGGGCCACTCGGTAAATGAGCCAGAGTAACACACCCAGATGAGGAATACATCACCTCCAAACACCTGGGCACACTGtgacccagtcaagttgacacacaaaaCTAACCATTACATACCCTGATATGAAATATCTCTAAGACGCACAGGAGAGGAAGTAAGGTATAGAATAGGGGAGAAATACTCAGCACCTACTTGTAcattttaaagtggaaaaaaatacacacactgaGGAATATACTGCTTATATATGGATGAAATATATCTAGAAAGGCATTTAAGAAATAGTAACAGATTGGTCAGGGAAGGGAATTGAAGGACTGGGAATATTCATGGGAAAAATAAGGAAGGTATTATTCCAGCccaagaaaaaagtattttgaatcctcaaataagaatttattaaagGATAAACTATTATCagtggagaaagaaatattaaagtacATCAGGACATCTCAGAATGAAAGAGCAAAATGTCTCAGACACAAAAATTCAAATTCCATTAAAACAAAGCTGTTagaataaaatgaacattttgatTATAAAAGTTTTTCAAGTCCACTTAGTTTAAGGAATGATACAACAAAATTTGGATCAAATTGATTCAAGCAAAAAATTTACCCCATTTAAATGGGAGTGCCCTGTAAAAAAGTTACCTGTAGATTAGTGCTATACTCCCTGTAAATTAGTGCTATGATTTGTGATTATTGGTTATAGCAGAAGTGTGGTGCTTACCTTTCTGGCACCAACTTGAGATGTAACTTGGGGAATTCACcactattattctttttattgttcatGTCATCCCTCAGCAAAGCGGGAGTCTGGTGTCCAATTCCTGAAGCCTCCTAACTCTTTTCTAAGTCAGAAGTGCCAGGTACCAGAAAAACACTCTGTAGATTTCTGTTCACCTCCAATATTTTTCAGATGAATTCTCAGGATCACAACTTGTTATTAATGTGATCCTATTAACAGATGTTAGCCAAAGTGTATGATTCATTAACTAGTCTGAAGTAGGTCCTAACAATCCACCAGACTGCCAGACTGTTTGTCAAACAGCGTTTTGTAAGCAAAGCCAAGGCCACAGAACCAGAGATGGCAAATCTGGATTGGTGGGTATGGGTGTGTAAATAAGACCTCCTAACAGTTATGCTGTGGGAGAAATTTCAAGAACGTTAAGGCCTCCCGCCACAATCAGGATAGAGTCTAAAGATCTGTCACTAGAGATAGTACAGGACACCTTTGTTCTCACCATGGTTATCACAggtcaaagacaaagacaacaaagaaataataataataactattttcCAACAATTTACACTTGACTGGACAGGGCACAAGTCAAGAAATGACATGGAATCAAAAAATCCAAACTTATCTGTTAAACACTAAAGACCACAAATTTATTAAGAATGATTCTGAGCCATCACGTCTAGATTCAAAAGAAATCTTGAAGGCAGAAACTAGGAATGGAAATGTTTGAATAAGAAGTAAACTTGGATTTCAGCTTCTGTGTCTTCCCAGGCCCAAGTTGTAAAAGCCACACATTGAATTTAGATTGTATTCCAGCACAGAGAAAATTCCGAGCAGGGTACATGACTGCATTTCTGTGCTGAAAAATCACTTTGGGGATGGTCTGGAGAACAGCAAGGCAGGAGCCATGAAGAccgattaaatgaaaaataactagAGCCCAAACTATGGCAGTGACGAGAGGTATAAAAAGGAAGGGATGGATTTGAAAGATATTTAGAAGGAATGCAGGGGATGCAGGGGGCAGAGTCTAAGACTAACTCAGTGATTGGGAGCACCTCCACCCAGGTGGGAAACTCAGGGAGACCAGGCGTGAGGAAGAAAGTGTGTTCTAAGTGAAGTCCACCCAACTCCAGAACAACATCCTGGGGGCACACATCCCCTTAGGCAAGCCCTCTAGTCTTGCGCTCAACTCTGCTCCCGTGACCTTGGGAAGCCTGACTTTGgagatacaattttttttttccataactgTTCCCCTGATGGGTTCATCTCTTCCCAGCATTCTCAGGTCTCCCCCTGGGGCTTGAGGCTTTAGTGCTTCTGCTCCCAGTTCATGGCCCAGAGCGTTTCCTGCCCTGCCAGCTCCCAGGCTGGCGTGGCCTCCTAGGACCTCAGAAAGCCCACCATGGGCCCAAGTCTCTTTTGCTGTGTAGGGATGAGGGATAAAATGTTTTCCCTAAGTCCTGGGTTGGCCTCAGCATCCTGAGTTCTGGTCCTGCTCTCAGTCCCACAAACCTTTCTTGTCTATATGAAGTACCAGTGCTCCAGTGATGCATTTAATGCCAGGCTCGTATTCTGCTGTCTGGCCCGAGGCCTACCTGCCATTGTTCCTTGCAGACCAATAGTGCTCTTGAGTGACAGGTGACTCAGCTGTGGCTAGCTGAAGAAGTCATAACGAAAGTGCAGAACTCTATTTGCCCTGCCTGCGTCATGGCCCCAGCAAACTGTGCTCCTGCTGCGCCACTGAGACAAGTTCTTTCTCAACCCATAGGACCCCCAGGCTTTCTCATTCAGCTGTGAAAGAACAGAACTGTAACATGAGAGCTGTGCAATCCCATGATGCCACGACCAGATAAAGTCCCCAGACTACTGGGAAAGGGTCAGCCCAGGGAAACTGACATGGGAAACCACATCTCACTTTCAGAATGTGCCTTGAAGAGGTTCAGGTTTTTCTACCAGGTGAAATGCATTCCACCCATGGAAGGTGATGGATTGGGGGAGACATTCCAGATCAGCGCCTGTAACTGATCTCTTTCCATCTGTGCTTCTGGGCAAGGTCTCCTGTACCATGGCCACATGGAATTTCTCCACATGCTGACATGGATCTCACCTGAACTCGGATGCAGCCCCTTCATTTTGGGATTGATTATTGTTAACTAGTCTGATGGATTAACTGTTTAGACCTGCAGGTTGCCTGGGTACCTGCCCCAACTTCTCTCAGATCCAACTTTGGCTCTTATGACCTCAGCGTGATTCAGAGCCCTGGGCCCCTCATTCACCTGGAAAGAAAAAGTGGTTGGCAGCATGGAGTTAGAGGGGCCTATGGGAAATGTCTGGTTCTTGTGCTTATGAGAAAGGTCTATGCTGGAGATAATGACCTGGGGAGTCATTAATGCATTAGAGGTGGTAGTAGAAGCCACAGGGGTGGATGAGTTGCTCAGGCAGAATGAGCTACATGAGAAGACAATAAAAGGTGATCCCAGAGAGAACCAACAGGAGAGGGGTGGGCAGATATACCTGTGAAGAAGACCGAGCAGCTGGAGAGGCTGTGGCAAAACCAGGAAAGAGGAGGCTCCACTGAAACTGTGCAGAAATTTCCAAAGAGGGAGGCATCAACAAAGTGTCAGATGCAGCTGAGAAGTCTAGTAAAATGAGTTCTGAATTAAACTCAACAACTGGGAAGTCACTGGGGGCCTTAGGACTAGCTCATTCAGTAGCCTGGTGGGAGCAGAACTAGGATGAATTCCAGGCTGTGCCTGGCAGCCCAGAGAACTCTGAATACCAAGAAAGTATCTCTGCCTATGCTGACTGCCTACCCTCACCACCTTCTGTTTCTATTTATGTTTCTCTTAGCTGCTATACCCAAATACATTGCTAGTCTGGATCAATAAAATAGTTTGGGACCAATTTTAGTACCATAAAAACTACTGCAAAAGTCTTTCTGGGTCATATGTATCCTATCTCAGTTTACCTTCAGGTTTTTAGTTTGCAAGCAGGAAAACACTTTAATTGGTCCAACATAATGTAAATTGGCCCCTCAAGTAATGCTAGTCCCACATCACCAATTCCACTGACAACAACAACTGGGTGTGGGGAGTAGCAGCCTCAGCTTCCCTTGCGCTCTCCGTCTGGCACCGGTCCCTCCATTTCCTGTCACCGACCCTGATTTACCTTACGCTTGGCTAGCTTCACTCATTCGTTCGTTCATTTGTTGGCCCTTCTCTTTCCTCAAAGGTTTAGTTATTGAACAAACGTTTATTCCATACATTGATACTATGCTCTCACGTGTATTTACAAACCACCTCGCATTACTTACGTCTCACGACACCTGCAAGGGATGAGGCTGAAAGGGCAGCGGCGAGGAGCGCGCGCCCCCTGCTGACGCCCTGGCGCCCTGCAGCCTCGCGGGCGCGCTACCGCTGTCCCCCGCGGGTCCGGAGCTCCAGAGGAGGCGGAGAGGTGAGCGCAAGGCTTTCTGGGAAAAGCCTTGGGTGTAAGCGCTTAAACTACCTCGGCACGCAGCGCGCTGCAACCGTAGATGGCGGTCTCTGGCCCTTGTACTTTCGGAATCTCATTAGTGAGTGCCGATGGGGGTGCTGCACAAGTCTGACTCAGCATTCCTAAGAGGCTGTCTGGGGAACGTGATAGCTCTTCCGCCGGCTGTGCACGAACGGACTTAGCTTTCCGCCGCGTCCTCGGACGGGCCCGATGTGACGAATCTGCCGTTGCGGCACGGTGGATAGACGCGGAAGGCCCCTGCGACACTCGTGGAATCtgctgtgggaggagggaggccagGGCGCCTTGGGAGTGAGGCATGGCGGCGACTGCTCCCGGTGCCGGGGGCTCGGCGCCTGCGGCGGCGGGCTCCGCCGAAGCCCCGCTGCAGTACAGCCTGCTTCTGCAATACCTGGTGGGGGACAGGCGTCAGCCGCGCGTACTGGAGCCTGGTAGCCTGGGCGGGATCCCAAGTCCGGCCAAGAGTGAGGAGCAGAAGATGATCGAGCGAGCGATGGAGAGCTGCGCCTTCAAGGCAGCGCTGGCCTGCTTGGGAGGTGAGGTCAGGCGGGGAGCGGCGGGGGGGGGGGTGCCCTTGGGAGGCTGAGGGCTCGGCTGGCAACGGGGTTCTCTGCCGGGAAGACCGGGCGCCCTGCGGGCCTCCACCTTAACTGCACCTCCGCTTCGCTCAGTGAACTCGGGCATCACCGCTGGACCCTGAGGTTAGCTTTTGCCTCTGGAAATGATCGGAGAATCAGTACAATGGGTCGGGGCCTGGAGGTTATAAGTGGTTGACTTCGTTagttcattcgttcattcactTGTAAATAGgcattctttcaacaaattgtTACTGAGCAACTATCACGTGCCAGGCGGTGGAGAGACGGCGTTCGAGGCTAGAGCTTTGTTGTCATAAAGCtagcattttattatatatacaaagaaaaatgttgaGACGGAGTCTGGCAGAAGGATGCTTCAGACATAGGGATTAGCAAGTGCAGAGGTAGGGCAGGAACTGGCTTGAAGTTTGAAAAACAGGCCCGTGTGGCCAGTGTGATGAGACAGCAGTGAACAAGGGGGAAAGAAGTCTGGActtggcttttgtttttctaaactATTTGTGGATTTGAGAGTGTACTGTGTCCTTCCTATGTGCAGGGTAAAGCGGTTGACCACACTTGCACAGATGAGTTGAAATCTCACTGAGAATGATAGTTACAAAACAAATACAGTCAGGATGCAGATGTGACATGTAATAGAAGAAAGAGCTCCTTTTTTGTTTCAGGGAGAGCCGTAAGAGGAGGTGAGACTGGAGCTGTAACCTAAAGGACTGAGAGAATGGGGATAGACAAAGAGGAAGAGAATGTGAAATCAAGTTGGGAGTGGAGTGGGAGATTTACGGCAGTTACTGATGGTTTTTTAGGAGAGTAACAAGTGATAGTGAGTATGAAAACCGAGGATGTAGTGTGGTGAAGGATAGAAAAGGCTGTAGTTAGGGAGACCATATAGGGAATTTGTTAGACTGCAGCTCCATGAGGCATGGACTGGATCTCTGTTGATCACTGTGCTGGACCCTAAGTTGAAATAGTAAATGAGTCTAGTGCTCCAGGGTAGAAGTGATAAAGTCCCTAGACTAGGACAATAACTGTGGACATAGAGTTGTAGAGGGAAGCAAAAAAGCAGTCAGAAATGCCCCTAAGGTTTTGGGGCTGGAATGACTAGAAAAAAGCCATAAGCAAGAACGTCTGGAGGGGAAGGTGCCCATGAATTCACTTGACCTTGAGGGCATAAGAAGACATCCATATGGAAATGCCCAGCAGTCTCAGGAGTCAGATGTGGACAGCAGTGTGGGGTTTGCCATTTGGTAACATTGTGACCTTAgggaagttatttaacctcttggagcctcagtttcttcagctacAGAAAGGGTAACAGTATCTACCTCACGGGATTATTGTGCAGAATAAATGAGACTGCCTATAAGGTGTCAGAGCAATTGGTACATGGTACTTACTAAATGATTGTTATGGAAGTCACCTTTGTTAAGGGCGTGATTTGTAAAGTTGAGAGCTGAACTTGAAGATGACTAGTTTACATTTGAGAGTGCAGAGAGAACAGAGGGTTAAAGActgaattttcaggaattttagaagatggaaagaggaagaaatccaagaggagacagagaagaagCTGTCAAGAAGGTAGTTCCTGGATTTTGTAAGGTGGAAACCTGGCAGGTGGAGAGTGTGAGTGGCAGAGGGGGTGTCCTCTTTGCTGGTGACCATCCAAAAGGTGCTATTCGAGTATGCTCCCATTACGGTAGTTCAGAAAACGTAACAAAGAAatcttttctgtgtttgtttttaggATTTGTCCTGGGAGGTGCATTCGGGGTGTTCACTGCCGGCATTGATACCAATGTAGGCTTTGACCCTAAGGATCCTTACCGAACTCCGACAGCAAAGGAAGTTCTCAAAGACATGGGGCAGAGAGGAATGTCCTACGCCAAAAATTTTGCAATTGTGGGCGCGATGTTTTCTTGCactgaatgtttggtagaatctGTAAGTGACACTGCCTTCAGAGAAAGGCTTGCCTGCTTCTCTTTTAAGACAAATGCTCTTAATGTCACTGGGAAGCAGATCAGAAACCTCCAACCCTTGATAGACTGAATTTCCATTACATAGTGCCTAACGTAGACTTCTTGTGTGTTTATGAGTCGGGCTtgcattgttttctttcttactggAGGCTGGCAGTTGGTTAATGATCTTCCACACAAGATTTACTGGAGAACCCCAGGAAAGATTTTGCTGACTTCTAAATGCTGTGCTTGGTTTCAGCAATCTGCTACCACCTGCAGGAACAATCTGTGAACACATTCAAATTTTAGGAGCTATTCTTTTTGCAAGAGAAAAAGATTATGTTTCCTTTAGGGAGGGACTAAATTAACCAGCTAGAaaccatgtgtttttttttccccctataatCATCTTGTCTGGCTTGTTCCTTTGGCTCTGAACCGGACCTCTCCACCCACAGTACCGGGGACGATCAGACTGGAAGAACAGTGTCATTAGTGGCTGCATCACTGGG of Manis javanica isolate MJ-LG chromosome 4, MJ_LKY, whole genome shotgun sequence contains these proteins:
- the TIMM22 gene encoding mitochondrial import inner membrane translocase subunit Tim22, which translates into the protein MAATAPGAGGSAPAAAGSAEAPLQYSLLLQYLVGDRRQPRVLEPGSLGGIPSPAKSEEQKMIERAMESCAFKAALACLGGFVLGGAFGVFTAGIDTNVGFDPKDPYRTPTAKEVLKDMGQRGMSYAKNFAIVGAMFSCTECLVESYRGRSDWKNSVISGCITGGAIGFRAGVKAGVIGCGGFAAFSAAIDYYLR